The DNA sequence CCGGCGATGTGCCCACACTCGAGGCGCTCGCCGCCGTCGACCTGCTCCGCCAGCACCTGCCCGGTCTGTTGATCCGGTTCGTCAACGTCGTCGACCTGATGCGGTTGCAGGACGAGACCGAGCATCCGCACGGGCTGTCCAACCGCGAGTTCGACATGATCTTCACACCCGACAAGCCGGTGATCTTCGCCTACCACGGCTATCCATGGCTGATCCACCGACTGACCTACCGGCGCAGCAACGACAGCCGCATCCACGTCCGCGGCTACAAGGAAGAGGGCACCACCACCACGCCGTTCGACATGGTGATGCTCAACGACCTCGACCGTTACCACCTGGTCATCGACGTGATCGATCGGGTGCCGGGGCTGGGTTCGCGGTGTGCCACCCTGCGCCAGGAGATGGTGGACAAGCGACTGGCGGCCCGCGAGTACACCCGCGAGCACGGCGACGACATCCCGGAGGTGCGCGACTGGGTGTGGCCGGCCGCCCGGGAACTCGGAGCCGGCTCGGCGGTGGACGCCACAGTCGCAACCGGCGGTGACAACGAGTAGGCGCACTTTTTGGGCGCGCGTACAATCGGCAGCAAATGTCCGAGTCGAGCGCGGTGGCCGCGCAGCACCCCCATCCCGCGCTGTCGCAGCTCGCAGCGTTGCACCACTTCCGCGTTTATGTCGACGTCGCCGTCGTGGTGGTGGTGCTGGCACTGAGCAACCTGATCGCGCACTTCACCACACCGTGGGCGAATGTGGCGGTGGTTCCGGCCGCGGCGGTGGGCCTGGTGTTCCTGGTGCGCTCCCGCGGGTTGGGCTGGGCCGAACTCGGATTGGGTCGCGAGCACTGGAAGTCCGGCGCCGCCTACGCGCTGGGCGCGGTGCTGCTGGTCCTGACGGTGATCGCGGTGGGCGCGTTGCTGCCGTGGACCCGGCCGATGTTCCTCAACAACCATTACGCGACGCTGTCGGGCGCCCTGGTGGCCTCGATGGTCATCATCCCGTTGCAGACGGTGATCCCCGAGGAGCTGGCCTTCCGCGGCGTCCTGCACGGCGCGCTGGATCGGGCCTGGGGTTTCCGCGGGGTCGCGGCTGCCGGTTCGCTGCTGTTCGGGCTCTGGCACATCGCCACCTCGCTCGGGCTGACCAGCAGCAATGTCGGGTTCACCCGTCTCCTCGGCGGCGGGGTGTTCGGCATGGTCGCTGGTGTGGGGATGGCTGTGGTGGCCACCGCGGCGGCCGGTTTCGTGTTCACCTGGCTACGCCGCCGCAGCGGCAGCCTGATCGCCCCGATCGCCCTGCACTGGTCGCTCAACGGGATGGGCGCACTGGCCGCCGCCCTGGTATGGCACCTGTCGACCTGAGCCTCAGGCCGTTCGGGTGCGCCGCGCCCGAAACTCGCGGTTCTTGAGCTTGTTGCCGCACGTCGCCATCTCGCACCAGGTGCCGCCGTGGTTGCGGGACCGATCGTAGAACGCCCAGCGACACTCGTCGTTTCCGCACGCCTTGAGCTTGGCCCAGCTGCCGTCACGCTGGGCATCGGCGACGACCAGCAGCAGTCCCAGCAGTCGCCCGCCGAGCGTATCGCCGTCGGTATCCAGCCGGACCGCACCATCTGCGTCCAGGTGAACCCGGGCGGTGACAGACTCGGCGATGTGCCGCAGGGGGAGCAATTGGGCCGCGCTCGGAACGGGCCCGCCGGCGTTGTGGACCAGCATCGCGCGCAACGCTTCCCGGACCTCGCTGAGGGTGCGCAGGTCCTCGGCGGTCACGCTCCGGCCGTCGCCGAGCAACCCGTACGCCCTGAGCCAGGGTTCGGCGTCCCCCGGCTCGGCCAACCGGTCGACGCCCGACTCTCGATCCAGCGTGTTGATGAAGGCCTGCACACGGGTAAGCGGTTCGGGTGCGGGCTTGGCCTCGGCGTCGCCGAGCCAGTGCGCCTCAGGCATGACACCAGCATAGGAGACACGTGACCGCTAAATCAACTTGACTGGTCACGGATGACCGGTGTAGCGTTTTGACTGGTCACCTAACGGGGACAACGGAGTCCAACAGCAAGGAACAGCCCATGGGGCACAAGAAATTCCATTCAGACATCGACGTGTCCGGTCCGCCGAGCCCACCGCCGGCAGTCACCGGCACCACATTCACAGCGCGGCTGTACGCGCGGTTCCTGGCCGGCCGCCTCGATCGGGATGTCGAGGCAGGGTTGCTGCCCGAGCCCGGCAGCGCACTGGCCCTGCACATGGCCAAGCTGACCTCGATCCAGGAACGCGAATGTCTGGCCCGCTCACTGCGCAGCGCGCTCAGCGAACCTGGACTCACGCACGCGGGGCTGCCCCTGCGCATCCCGGTTCACCCGGAGCGCGTCGCCACTTGCCAATCGGTGATCGATGACATCACCCTCCTGCTGCACTCTCCCCGTCCGGTGCGGGCGCGGGGCATGGCCCGGCTACGGATGCTGCTGTCCGACGGGCGCGGTCCGCTCTATCGCCATGGCAGTGGGAGCCTGGCCGCCGAACTGCGCGGAGTGCTGGCCGCGCTGTAGTCAGGGCAGCAGCACTGCCGCCCCGGCAATGCGCCCCTCGGCCAGATCGGTCAGTGCGCGATCTGCCTGTGCCAGTGGGTATTCCGGACTGGTCACTTCGATGCGATGATGCTGCGCAAAGTCCAGGAACTCCCCGGCGTCGTGGCGGGTATTGGACGTCACTGAACGAATCTGACGCTCCTGGAACAGATGTCGCTGGTAATTCAGTACCGGGATATCGCTGAGATGAATTCCGGCGATCGCCAGCGTGCCGCCACGGTCGAGTGCCTCCAGAGCCGGTAAGACCAGGTCGCCTACCGGGGCGAAGAGGATCGCGGCATCCAGCTTGACCGGTGGCGGATCGGCCGCGTCCTGCGCCGAGGCCGCACCGAGCCCCAGCGCGAGCTCGCGGGCTTGTGCACCCCTGGTCATCACGTGCACCTCGGCGCCTTGGGCCAGCGCCACCTGGGCGGTGATGTGCGCGCTGCCGCCGAACCCGTAGAGCCCCAGCCGCCCACCCGCAGGCAACTGGGCCCGCAGCAGCGAGCGGTAGCCGATGATGCCCGCGCACAGCAGCGGTGCCAACTCGCTGTCGGAGTACCCGTCGGGAAGATGATGGGCGAAAGAAGCAGGTACACAGGCGAAGTCGGCGTATCCGCCGTCGGCGTCCCAGCCGGTGTAGCGCGACTGCGGGCACAGGTTCTCGTCGCCTCGCACGCAGTAGGCACACACCCCGCAGGTGTGACGCAGCCAGGCGATCCCCACCCGGTCCCCCACACTGAAATCGTCCCCGGCATCCGGCCCGAGGTCCACCACCTCCGCGACCACCTCGTGGCCGGGGATGACACCGGGACGATGGACGGCCAGATCCCCTTCGCTGACGTGCAGATCGGTGCGGCACACCCCACACGCCCGCATCGCGACCAACAGTTCACCTGGCCCCGGTTCCGGGACGGCGGCTGCGCTGTCGAAATCCAGCGGTCCGGTGCGCATCGGACCGGGCCTGCGCACCCGCCAGGCCCGCATGGTGGTGGGTCGAGTCGCCATCACTCCATCGTGCAACGCCTCCGCCCAGGATGACAGCGGGGCAGTGATCAAGGGACCAATGGCCTGTGATCGGGGCCTTTCGATGACTGTGCCGCCACGGTTTTCGGTGCGACGGTGAAAGCACAGCGACGACCGTGTGAAGGAGTGAGCATGCCGAAGGAACTGCCCGACAAAGCGACTCTGGAGGCCGCTCTGGCCCTCGCGGTCCGGGCGCCTTCGGTGCACAACTCCCAGCCGTGGCGCTGGCGCATCGGTGACGAGAGCGTGCACCTCTACGCCGACCCGGCCCGGCATCTGCCCCATATCGACCCGGCCCGACGTGACCTGATGCTCAGCTGTGGTGTTGCCCTGCAACACTTCACCGTCGCACTCTCGGCACTGGGCTGGGCCACCGAAGTCCACCGATTTCCCAATCCGGCCGACACCGACCACCTGGCCGGCGTCGAGATCCTCGGCGCGGCGGCCAACGATCAGGACATCGCCCTGGCGGCCGCGATCCCCCGTCGCCGCACCGACCGGCGGTGGTTCTCATCGTGGCCGGTGCCCAGCGGTGACACCGCGCTGATGGCCGCACGCGCGGCACGTGCCGGAATCTCGCTGCGCCGCGTCGAGGACGAGAGCGAGCTGGCCGCGGTGGTGGCGCAGGCTGTGCGACAACACATCACCGATCCCGAGTATCTGGCCGAGCTGTCGATGTGGAGCGGTCGGCACGGGACCGTCGCCGGAGTGCCCGCGCGCAACACACCGGCTGCGGAGAAACTGGGCCGATTTCCCTCCCGGGTGTTCGCCAATCCGACGCTGGACCAGCCCGGGGGTATCGAACCGCGTGACGATGCCGGTGTGGTGCTGGTCCTGGCCACCGCCACCGATGACCCGGCGGCCTGGCTGCGCGCCGGTGAGGCCACCGGTGCCGTTCTGCTGACCGCGACAGCGCTGGGACTGGCCAGTTGCCCGCTGACCGAACCCCTGGAGATCGACCAGACTCGCGACGAGCTGCGCACCCGGCTGCTCGACGGCGACGGGTTTCCGCAGATGCTGTTGCGCATCGGCTGGGCCGCACTCAATGCCGACCCGCTGCCGGCCACCCCGCGGCGGCCACTCACCGATGTCGCGGTGTATCTGGACGGCTCGCCGCTGCAGACGGTGGGATGACTACTTCTTCGCGGACCGTTCCGCAACGAACTTATAGACCACGAGCAGCAACACCGCGCCCACGAGCGCTCCCAGGAACGAATGCTTGATTGGCGGCGTCAGCTCAAACTTGTGCGGCGCGAAAATGACGCTCCCGAGTGTGCCCCCGACCCATCCGCCGGCGATACCAAGCAGTGCAGTCGCGATCAGGCCGAGTTTGGCGCTACCAGGAACGAGAAAACGCGCGATCCAGCCCACGATCAAGCCCAGAAGGATCATCCAGAGAATATTGAGGATCACGAAACGCTCCCTTGGCGTCGAGGGGACCGTTGGAGATTATCCCAACTCGGCATCGACGGCTCAGGGACGGCCAACAATTCGGTTCAGCCGGCCGGCTGCATCTCCGGAACCGGGGTCTCCACCGGAACGGGTACGCCGAGCGGAATCCGGCCACCCGGCACCGGTGCCGGTGCTGCGGGTGCGTTGGGATCCGGCGCCGGCGGAGGCGGCGGCGAGTACGGCTTGATGGACTCCGCCAGGGCCTTGGCCGCCGCGGGATCAATCGGATCCTTCGCAGTACCCAGCCACACCACGAACCAGCGCTGATTGCGCAGTTCCTTGGGCGCATTCGGTACGGCAGTGCCGACCACACCGGCCCAGATCTGGCCGTTGGGCTTGGAGGTGTCGGTGAACTTCACCTCGTAGGAGGAGAAGTATCCGGGCATGTCACCGGCCTGCAACGGTCCGGTCTGCTGGTTGACCCGCACCCCCGGGAACGGCATGAAGAATTCGCCCATGTCCGAGGCCAACCGCAC is a window from the Mycolicibacterium anyangense genome containing:
- a CDS encoding CPBP family intramembrane glutamic endopeptidase, coding for MSESSAVAAQHPHPALSQLAALHHFRVYVDVAVVVVVLALSNLIAHFTTPWANVAVVPAAAVGLVFLVRSRGLGWAELGLGREHWKSGAAYALGAVLLVLTVIAVGALLPWTRPMFLNNHYATLSGALVASMVIIPLQTVIPEELAFRGVLHGALDRAWGFRGVAAAGSLLFGLWHIATSLGLTSSNVGFTRLLGGGVFGMVAGVGMAVVATAAAGFVFTWLRRRSGSLIAPIALHWSLNGMGALAAALVWHLST
- a CDS encoding CGNR zinc finger domain-containing protein → MPEAHWLGDAEAKPAPEPLTRVQAFINTLDRESGVDRLAEPGDAEPWLRAYGLLGDGRSVTAEDLRTLSEVREALRAMLVHNAGGPVPSAAQLLPLRHIAESVTARVHLDADGAVRLDTDGDTLGGRLLGLLLVVADAQRDGSWAKLKACGNDECRWAFYDRSRNHGGTWCEMATCGNKLKNREFRARRTRTA
- a CDS encoding zinc-binding alcohol dehydrogenase family protein, which encodes MATRPTTMRAWRVRRPGPMRTGPLDFDSAAAVPEPGPGELLVAMRACGVCRTDLHVSEGDLAVHRPGVIPGHEVVAEVVDLGPDAGDDFSVGDRVGIAWLRHTCGVCAYCVRGDENLCPQSRYTGWDADGGYADFACVPASFAHHLPDGYSDSELAPLLCAGIIGYRSLLRAQLPAGGRLGLYGFGGSAHITAQVALAQGAEVHVMTRGAQARELALGLGAASAQDAADPPPVKLDAAILFAPVGDLVLPALEALDRGGTLAIAGIHLSDIPVLNYQRHLFQERQIRSVTSNTRHDAGEFLDFAQHHRIEVTSPEYPLAQADRALTDLAEGRIAGAAVLLP
- a CDS encoding Acg family FMN-binding oxidoreductase, giving the protein MPKELPDKATLEAALALAVRAPSVHNSQPWRWRIGDESVHLYADPARHLPHIDPARRDLMLSCGVALQHFTVALSALGWATEVHRFPNPADTDHLAGVEILGAAANDQDIALAAAIPRRRTDRRWFSSWPVPSGDTALMAARAARAGISLRRVEDESELAAVVAQAVRQHITDPEYLAELSMWSGRHGTVAGVPARNTPAAEKLGRFPSRVFANPTLDQPGGIEPRDDAGVVLVLATATDDPAAWLRAGEATGAVLLTATALGLASCPLTEPLEIDQTRDELRTRLLDGDGFPQMLLRIGWAALNADPLPATPRRPLTDVAVYLDGSPLQTVG
- a CDS encoding GlsB/YeaQ/YmgE family stress response membrane protein; this encodes MILNILWMILLGLIVGWIARFLVPGSAKLGLIATALLGIAGGWVGGTLGSVIFAPHKFELTPPIKHSFLGALVGAVLLLVVYKFVAERSAKK